GGCTGTAAGGCAGCACAGGCTGAAGCATAAGAACTGGCAGGGCACGATGGCCTTAAGTTTGTTTGGAGGCATTATTACCTGCACTGTAGCTTTGGTTATTGGCATATCAAAATTTGTAATCGGCGCGTGGATGGCGGTTGCTATTATCTTTATATTGGTGATGGTCTTCTTCAAGATCCATCAACACTATATCGAACTCGGCACGCAGCTCAGGCTCCACGATGAAGACCTTCTGGAGCCGGTGGAGACTAAGACCACTTCCATAGTGCTTACCGCCGGTATTCACAGAGGAATATGGCCTGCTCTAAAGTACGCCAGGTCACTATCGCACGATTGCAGGGCTCTCTATATTGAGATCGATCCGTCTGAGACTCCGCTTGTGCGTGAGCGATGGGAAAAGTACGGGTTGGGTGTTCCGCTGGTGATCCTCGAATCCCCATACCGGTCTGTTGTCGGGCCGACAGTAAAGTACATCGAGGAAGCCAAGAAAGAGCGTCCTGATTACGTTATAACGGTTGTATTGCCGGAGTTTGTGCCTAAGAAATGGTGGCACAAGCTTCTGCATAATCAGTCCGGCATTGTCTTGAAAATCAGACTGATGCTGATGAAGGATATCATTGTAACCAATTCACGCTATTATCTGACGAGATAGTCCAAGTTTGCACGAAGGACATTGTAACGTGTAAACTGTGACAAGAACACAGGAGGTAACTATTATTGTTTGCATTTCTCAGGCGCCTGATTTTTGGAGCACCGTTAGCAAGTTCACGAGCCGTACACGAGCGATTGCCGAAGTTTCTTGCGCTGCCGGTGTTTTCATCTGATGCCGTATCTTCGGTTGCATATGGTCCTGAGGAAGTTTTGATTGCTCTTGCGGTTGCAGGCAGCATGGCTTGGGCAGTTTCATGGCCGATCGGAATATGCGTAGCTGCGCTGGTTGGGATCGTGTCGGTATCATATAGGCAGACAATATTTGCATATCCGCACGGTGGCGGAAGTTATATCGTTTCCAAAGAGAACCTGGGTGTACGATTTGGCTTGGTAGCCGCCGCATCAATTCTTACAGACTATGTGTTAACGGTAGCGGTCAGCGTTGCAGCAGGAATCCAGGCTATTATCGCCGTTTTTCCGGATTGGAGCACATATCGGGTCGAGCTGTGCATTATTGCCGTGGCGATTGTAGCCTTTGCAAATTTACGAGGTCTCAGGGAATCAGGTGCGCTCTTTGCTCCGCCGACCTATATCTTTATATTGTGCTTGTATGTGTTGGTGGCTGCCGGCCTATTCAAAGTATGGGTTCTCCATGATGTGCAAAAAATCGTTCCGGCCAGTTATGTTCTTCCTGTGCTGACGCCTATGAGCCTGTTTGTAATACTCAGGGCATTTTCCAGCGGGTGTTCGGCGTTGACGGGGATAGAAGCCATTGCAGACGGTGTCCCTGCTTTCAAACCGCCTGAATCAAAAAACGCCGCTGCCACAATGACCATTATGGCGACTCTTCTGGGAAGTCTTGTGCTTGGAATCACGTATCTTGGTCACGTTTACCACGCTCTGCCGGGAGCGTTTATTACCGAGCATAGTCTTAAGGATCTTCCGAATTATCAAGTTCTAAAGGATCAAACGCTGGTCGCGCAGCTTGTGGACCATGTATTCGGCAGAGGATGGTTTTATACGCTGACCCAGTTTGCGACTATGGCAATTCTAGTGCTGGCTGCAAACACCGCATTTCAAGATTTTCCCAGGCTCAGCTCAATCATAGCGCGCGATCGTTTTGCGCCCAGGCAGTTGACTACTATAGGTGACCGGTTGGTTTTTAGCAACGGCATTACGCTGTTGAGTCTCTGCGCGATTTTGCTGCTGATCAGGTTTCAGGGCGAGACAACACGGCTGATACCGTTATATGCGGTCGGCGTATTTATCTCGTTTACTCTGTCGCAGTGGGGAATGGCTGCCAGGCAATATAGATTAAGGAAGAGACAGTGGCAACTTCATGTGGGGATAAGCCTGTTTGGAGGTATAATTACCTGCACAGTAGCTTTAGTTGTCGGCATTTCCAAGTTCGTGATTGGCGCATGGATAGCTATCGTCATTATCATTTTGCTCGTTATGATCTTCCTAAAGATTCACCAGCATTATATAACTTTGGGCAATCAGCTCAGGATCAGTGAGGAGACATTCGAGGAACCTGTGTCTGTTAAGTCGACGGCTATCGTGCTCACATCAGGTATACATAAAGGAATTCTTCCTGCGTTGGAATATGCTCGCACTCTTTCGCACGACTGCCGCGCGCTGTGTATCGAGATCGATCCGCTTGAGACATCTCTCATTCGCGAGCGATGGGAAATGTATGGTCTTGGTGTGCCTTTGGTGATTTTGGAATCGCCATACAGGTCACTGATCGGTCCGGTGCTTAAATATCTTGAGGAAGCGAAAAAGGAGCGCCCCGGTCATGTTATCACCGTGGTGCTGCCCGAGTTTGTGCCGAAGAAGTTTTGGCAAAAAGTGTTGCATGGCCAGTCCGGGCTGTTTTTGAAGATTGCGCTCATGATGATGCCGGGCATAGTAGTAACAAACGTACGCTACTATCTGGAGAAGTAATAAAGCATATGATAATCGAAGCACGAGAAGATACAATAACTCTTCGCGGGAGCATAAAGAATAACATATGGCCTGCCATACAGGCTGCCGCTGCGCTGCTGCTGGAGAACCATCCTACCGGGATAATAATCGACTGCTCTGCGCTGGTAAAGATTACAGCCAAAGGAGCCGAAACATTTGCCGACGCATTCAGATATATTCAGGAGCGCAAAGCGCGCATAGTTGTTGCCGCGCTGTCTCCTGAGTCTCTGGAGATAGGCAAGGAAGTTCCCGGTGTAAGGTCACAGCTTCCAATCGCTGCTACTGTTGCCGAGGCGCGAGCATCACTTGAACTTGAGGAGTTGATACCCGAGCGTGGAAAAGCGAGGCTTGCGGCTGTGGTGCCGATGCTGGGTTTGTGGCAGAGCGCGGTCAGTCATGCCTGCAGGCTCGCCGTAGGTCAAAGCATTGAGGTGCACCTTGTCGACCTGATAAAAGTTCCCAGGTCCATGCCAATAGGCACTCCACTGCCTGACCGTGAGACCAGGGGCCGGCAGAGGCTGGAGCAGGGCAAGGCTCTTGTCTCGGGGATGGGGTTTAAGGTTTTCGAGCATGTGGAGCGCGTGAGGGCCGAGTCTGCGGGATTGATCGAGTTTGTAGACCAGCTTGGCGCGGACTATGCAGTCGTCAGTATTGATGATTCCGATCCATCTGTGCCGCGAATGGACGAATCGGATGCGATGTCTCTCGTTGAGGCTGCAGGTTTTGAAGTATCCCTCGTCAAGGGGGCGTCCGCTGAGAACACGGCGCATGCCAGACATACTATCGTGCCTGCGGTAGGCTCCTGGGTCCATGCTCTCGAACACGCTTGCAGACTGGCCAGGGGTGAGGGCGCATTGATAACTGTGGTCTCGCTGATAGTCGTGCCGCGGACAGAACCTATAAATGCTCCTCGGCCTGATGCCGAGGCTGCAGCCGCCGATGCCGCCAGAGAAACAAGCAGGATCGGCAAGCAGTATGGTGTCAAGGTGGAGCATGTCATCGAACGGGTGCGTGATCCTGTCATTGGTTTCATGAAGATGTTTGATGCGGGCAAGATCGACCTGGCCGTGGTTGGGATTATGAGGGAGACGACGGGCGATTATCATGTTGCCCATGCGATAGCTCAGAGCCTGCTGCAAGAATTGCCATGCGAGACTGTTTTCCTTCGCACCGGCAAATAGACGTTGTGACGCTAAGACATAATGATACGAGGAAGTAATGACGCAAGACAGAATATGTGATGAATGGGCAAAACTGGTTGAGACTGTCGCCAGGCTGCGCGGACCGGACGGCTGCCCGTGGGACCGTCAGCAGACCCATGAGTCTCTTAGAAAGTACGCGATTGAGGAAACCTACGAGGTCGTCGAGGCAATTGAGACCGGCGATCAGGTAAAGATAGAAGACGAGCTTGGGGATATGCTCCTTCAGGTCCTTTTGCATGCTCAGATAGCAAGCGAAGCCGGGCAGTTCGACATTGCAGGAGTATGCAAAGTAATTCGCGAAAAGCTCCAGCGCAGGCATCCGCATGTATTTGCCGACACGCAAGTCTCTGGTGTCGAGGATGTGCTTACAAACTGGGACAAGATCAAGCATGCAGAGCCGGGCTATGAAGACAGGAAGTCTGTGCTCGACGGGGTGCCAAAGAGTTTACCTGCGCTTATGCGTGCTGCCAAGCTGAGCAAGAAAGCGGCTAAGACGGGTTTCGATTGGCCGGATGTGCATTCGATCTTTGACAAAGTCGAGGAAGAAACTCACGAACTAAAAGAAGCGATTGCAAGCAGAGACAAGGCCAAAGTCAAAGAAGAGATAGGCGATTTGCTTTTCACCATAGTGAATGTCGCCAGGCATGAAGAGATCGACCCGGAAGAGGCTCTCCGTGCGATGCTGGGTAAGTTTAGAGACCGGTTTACACGGATCGAGGATTATGCCAGGCAGGCTGGTTGTGAAATCTCAGACCTTTCCCTGGATGAGATGGACCGCATCTGGGATGAGGCAAAAACAGGTAACAGGCAATAGGCAAGCGAATTGAAAGACTGCAGACGTCTTGATGGGTAAGGATCTCCGAATCCTTACCCCAAAGCCAATGCCGGATCTCCGAATCCGGTAAAAGGGCGCGATAAAATAAAAATCGGGCGCGCCCGAAAAGAATTGATCCAGGAGGCGTAATTATGATTCCACGGTTCCTGATTATAGCGATTCTTGTGCTTGGTTCGGCTTCGATCCCTGCGCATGAGCCGAATCCCGGCGGTCTGCTCCAGGGCGTCAAGACATCGACTGAGAATAATGCCTTGGGAGCGCCGGTTGAGTTTACATTCGCCGTCCGCAATGCCACAGATATACCCATCACATATACATTTCCCAGCAGTAAACAATTTGATATGTGGATTACTCTTGCAGGCCATGAAATATTTACTCTGAGTAAGAATCAAGTATATCTGCAAATGGTTACGACTCTCACACTCGATCCCGGCGAAACCAGGAACTTCACGGCCACATGGGATCAGAAAGACGATTCGGGCAAGGAAGTAGGGCCGGGGACCTACAAGGTCAGCGCTCAATTGACTCCAAGGGGCGATAAGCCGCCTGCTGTAAGCGCAAAGTTTGCAATCGGCAAGAAAACTGCCGCATTGGTTCCATTGACAGTAAAAGAGGTTGTTAAGCGGGCGAAAGAGATGGAGAGCCGGATGGTTCAAATCACCGGCACATTCAGAGGTTTCCAGCCTGATCCGAATGATCAGAACACTAAAGGCGGGCCTCCGGTAACCCGCAGCGACTGGGCTATTTGCGATTCTACCGGCTGCATATACGTCACCGGCAAAGTCGCGCTTGATCCCGAGAAAGACATCGATACAAAAATCAGTGTGACAGGCAGGGTTAATAAGACAAATAAGGGTCAGGTCTATCTTGTTTTAGAGAGCGCAACTGTTCAGAAATAGTAAACTGAGCGCATATTCTGATCGTCGGAGATTTTAATCCCCGACGCACGTATGTGGGACTTGAGTCCCTGAATGTGGTTTGATCCATGATTGCAAGTTAAGGATTGATATCCTTAATACAGCGTCCGGGGTTCAACCCCTGGACTATCGGCTGTTCTTTAGGAAGAAAGGGCATGCAAAACGTACGCATTTCTCGCTTAATATTGCTCAGTGTCGCAGGCGCATTGGCCGGCCTGATGATCTTTCTGATTATGAACCCGGCAATGGTTAAGGAAGAGACAGGCAATGCAGTCGACAGTTCGAGTGATGTGTTTATCAGCGCGGTGCTGCTCGGCGCATCATTTGCTGCAATGCTCGGCGGTATTCTTCTCGTAGCTGATGAACTCACGTCACCACCCAAACGAGTCATTATCAAGATGGCGACTGCAGTGTCAATAGGCGCAATGGCAGGAACAATCGCCGGTATGATCGGTCAACTCGTATTTTCCGCAATGGCTTTTACTATGTCTTTGCTGGATCTTGTGATCGGCAGGACAATAGGCTGGGCAGTAATTGGCGCGGGTGGGGGAATGGGCGTCGGGTTTGCCATGGGGTCATGGCAGCGCGCACGAATGAGCATGCTCGGCGGTCTATTAGGCGGAGCGGCAGGCGGATTCCTGTTTGATATGATCTGTTTCGTGACCGGTGGCGGCAGTATGAGCCGTTTTGTAGGATTTATCCTGATGGGTGCTGCGACAGGCGCGGCGGTCGCCTTGGTCGAGGATATAGCCAAGCAAAACTGGGTCACTGTCCTCACCGGGCCAAAGGAGGGCAAGAGCTTTATCCTTACCAAACCGACCACCACTATTGGCCGCGACGAGCTGGCCGACATTCCTCTCTTTGGCGACCAGTCTGTGGCCAAACAGCACGCATACCTTATCCTTCAAAGCAATGATGTGAGTGTGAAGAGCGCGACTGGAGTCACTGTCAATGTGAACGGAACCGCGACACAATCGTCTCAGCTCAGGGACGGCGACCTGCTTACAGTTGGGCGGTTCAACCTCCGGTTTCATCAAAAAGCCGGTTCATATTCGAGTGCTCCAAGTGCAGTTGGGCAGCCTCAGCAGAGATGGTTCGATAGTCAGCCGCAAGCGACACCTGCACCTGCGCAGCAGACAATTGTCCAGCCGACGGCGGCAGGAACTCTATCTCTGTCTGTAATCGGTGGTCCGCATATGGATCAGTTGTTTCAGTTCGGACCTGGTTTGATTAAGATAGGTCGCGAGTCTGGATGTGCTATGCTTCTTGCGCAGGATACTATGGTCAGCCGAAACCATGCCGAGATCGTCTGGGATGGTGCGGGCTGGACTGTCAATGACCTCGGCAGCACAAACGGTTTATGGGTGAGGGGTCAGCGAGTGCGGGAGCACAGGCTGCAAATCGGCGATCAAATAGGTGTCGGCCAGACGGTGTTACGTGTGGACTCGATTTGACGCTGCTTTCTTTCCAATGCTATCATGTCTGTGGTAAAATTGCTCCACAAGTTTAAGGCAGGCGCGTATGTTGACTTCCGAGACAAAGCAGGACATATCCCCACTGGGTTCGCCCGGTTCCAAAATCGACCTCACGTTCAAGCGCAGGATCGCTGAGATTTGCGGTGAGAACGTTATGAGCTGCTATCAGTGCGGCGAATGCACTGCGGGATGCCCGGCGGCATTCAGCATGGACATCGCTCCCAATCAGGTGATGCGCATGGCTCAGCTCGGTATGAAAGACGAAGTGCTTGAAAGCTCTTCTATCTGGCTGTGCGCCGGATGCGAGACCTGTGCCACACGATGCCCGCGCGGTGTCGCGCTCTCCAAGGTAATGGATGCCTGCCGCCAGTTAGCCGTCAAAGAGGGCAAGCATATTAAGCAGCCGAATGTATTGAAGTTTCACAAAGAGTTTCTGAGGCAGGTGACCTGGCACGGCCGCGCTCACGAAATCGGCCTTATGGGTATCTACAAGGTCAGAAGTCGCGACCTTTTCTCGGACGTTTTCTCCGGTATCCAGATGTTTCTTAAGGGCAAGCTTGGCCTGATACCGAGCAGGGTGAAAGGGCTTGCCGAGGTCCGGGGTCTGTTTAAAAAGTAGTGGAGAGTCGAGAGTGGAGAGCTAAGAGCCCAGAGTGGAAAGCTGAAAGTGGAGAGCAGATAGTCGCAATTATATACAAACACTCCACATCAAGTCATTCCGAGCGCAGCGAGGAATCTGTTTTTGACCGACAACCGACAACCGACAACTGAGGACTAATAACTCATGAAATACGCATATTTCCCAGGCTGCAGCCTGGAATCGACAGGAAAAGAGTTCAATGAGAGCACCCGCCTGGTGGCGGAGGATTTGGGGATCGAACTGATCGAGATACCCGACTGGAACTGCTGCGGGGCTACATCCGCTCACAGCCTCGATCATAAGCTCAGCATAGCCCTGCCCGCCAGAAACCTCGGGATAGCGGAGAGCATGGGGCTGGATGTGATCGCGCCGTGTGCGGCGTGCTATAACCGCATGCGCGGCGCTGAGGTCGAGATGAAAGAAAATGCCGATCTCCGCGACCGGATCAATTCCGACCTGGAGAAGCCGTATACAGGCAAGATAGGCGTAAAATCGGCTCTGGAAGTGTTCACCTTCCCCGAAGTTCTCGAAAAGGTTGCCGAAAAGACCAGCCGAAAGCTACCTGGACTTAAACCTGCGTGCTATTATGGGTGTCTGTTAATTCGCCCGCCCAAGGTCCTGGGCTTTGATGATCCTGAAAACCCGAAGAGTCTGGATACGGCTATGGAGATGGTGGGCGCGGAGCCTGTCGAGTGGTATTTCAAAAATGAGTGCTGCGGCGCCAGCTTCGGCATCGCAAAGAGCGATATGGTGGTCAAACTCGTAGGCGATATTATCTCGAATGCCAAAAAGCATGGCGCGAACTGCATTGTTACAGCCTGCCCACTTTGTATGACCAATCTTGAGATGCGACAGGCAGCCGTAGGCAAACTCCGCGGCGAAGACCTGACTATGCCCATCTTCTACTTCACTGAGCTGCTGGGTCTGGCTATGGAGTCTCAGGGCGTGAAAAAGTGCTTCGCCAGCCATTTGGTGGATGTCAACCCTGCGCTGGATGCGATAGGCAGAGAACAAGCGGTTCTAGTTGAGAGTTGAGTGCAGCCATGCCAAGGGTATCTGAATTTTTTGGTATAGCAATCTATATGTATTATCGTGAGCATCAACCTCCGCATTTCACGCTATTTATGGTGATGAAGAGGCTCTAGTTGCTATAGAATCACCATCAATAATCGCAGGGAGGCTTAGCCCACGAGCTATTGGCTTAGTAATGGAGTGGGCAAGTATACACAAAGATGAACTACTAAAAAACTGGAGTTTAGCAGAATCTCAATTGCCTTTGATTCGGATAGAACCATTGAGGTAGGTGACCAGTTATGCATAAAGCCGTGTTAGTTGAACCGCTGACCGAGTACCGATTGAGATTATCGTTCGATGACGGATTAACAGGTGAGGTAGACCTTTCAAATATGGTCGGTAAG
This window of the Armatimonadota bacterium genome carries:
- the mazG gene encoding nucleoside triphosphate pyrophosphohydrolase encodes the protein MTQDRICDEWAKLVETVARLRGPDGCPWDRQQTHESLRKYAIEETYEVVEAIETGDQVKIEDELGDMLLQVLLHAQIASEAGQFDIAGVCKVIREKLQRRHPHVFADTQVSGVEDVLTNWDKIKHAEPGYEDRKSVLDGVPKSLPALMRAAKLSKKAAKTGFDWPDVHSIFDKVEEETHELKEAIASRDKAKVKEEIGDLLFTIVNVARHEEIDPEEALRAMLGKFRDRFTRIEDYARQAGCEISDLSLDEMDRIWDEAKTGNRQ
- a CDS encoding CoB--CoM heterodisulfide reductase iron-sulfur subunit B family protein — its product is MKYAYFPGCSLESTGKEFNESTRLVAEDLGIELIEIPDWNCCGATSAHSLDHKLSIALPARNLGIAESMGLDVIAPCAACYNRMRGAEVEMKENADLRDRINSDLEKPYTGKIGVKSALEVFTFPEVLEKVAEKTSRKLPGLKPACYYGCLLIRPPKVLGFDDPENPKSLDTAMEMVGAEPVEWYFKNECCGASFGIAKSDMVVKLVGDIISNAKKHGANCIVTACPLCMTNLEMRQAAVGKLRGEDLTMPIFYFTELLGLAMESQGVKKCFASHLVDVNPALDAIGREQAVLVES
- a CDS encoding DUF4160 domain-containing protein, whose amino-acid sequence is MAGRLSPRAIGLVMEWASIHKDELLKNWSLAESQLPLIRIEPLR
- a CDS encoding universal stress protein; this translates as MIIEAREDTITLRGSIKNNIWPAIQAAAALLLENHPTGIIIDCSALVKITAKGAETFADAFRYIQERKARIVVAALSPESLEIGKEVPGVRSQLPIAATVAEARASLELEELIPERGKARLAAVVPMLGLWQSAVSHACRLAVGQSIEVHLVDLIKVPRSMPIGTPLPDRETRGRQRLEQGKALVSGMGFKVFEHVERVRAESAGLIEFVDQLGADYAVVSIDDSDPSVPRMDESDAMSLVEAAGFEVSLVKGASAENTAHARHTIVPAVGSWVHALEHACRLARGEGALITVVSLIVVPRTEPINAPRPDAEAAAADAARETSRIGKQYGVKVEHVIERVRDPVIGFMKMFDAGKIDLAVVGIMRETTGDYHVAHAIAQSLLQELPCETVFLRTGK
- a CDS encoding FHA domain-containing protein, with product MQNVRISRLILLSVAGALAGLMIFLIMNPAMVKEETGNAVDSSSDVFISAVLLGASFAAMLGGILLVADELTSPPKRVIIKMATAVSIGAMAGTIAGMIGQLVFSAMAFTMSLLDLVIGRTIGWAVIGAGGGMGVGFAMGSWQRARMSMLGGLLGGAAGGFLFDMICFVTGGGSMSRFVGFILMGAATGAAVALVEDIAKQNWVTVLTGPKEGKSFILTKPTTTIGRDELADIPLFGDQSVAKQHAYLILQSNDVSVKSATGVTVNVNGTATQSSQLRDGDLLTVGRFNLRFHQKAGSYSSAPSAVGQPQQRWFDSQPQATPAPAQQTIVQPTAAGTLSLSVIGGPHMDQLFQFGPGLIKIGRESGCAMLLAQDTMVSRNHAEIVWDGAGWTVNDLGSTNGLWVRGQRVREHRLQIGDQIGVGQTVLRVDSI
- a CDS encoding 4Fe-4S dicluster domain-containing protein gives rise to the protein MLTSETKQDISPLGSPGSKIDLTFKRRIAEICGENVMSCYQCGECTAGCPAAFSMDIAPNQVMRMAQLGMKDEVLESSSIWLCAGCETCATRCPRGVALSKVMDACRQLAVKEGKHIKQPNVLKFHKEFLRQVTWHGRAHEIGLMGIYKVRSRDLFSDVFSGIQMFLKGKLGLIPSRVKGLAEVRGLFKK
- a CDS encoding BsuPI-related putative proteinase inhibitor, producing MIPRFLIIAILVLGSASIPAHEPNPGGLLQGVKTSTENNALGAPVEFTFAVRNATDIPITYTFPSSKQFDMWITLAGHEIFTLSKNQVYLQMVTTLTLDPGETRNFTATWDQKDDSGKEVGPGTYKVSAQLTPRGDKPPAVSAKFAIGKKTAALVPLTVKEVVKRAKEMESRMVQITGTFRGFQPDPNDQNTKGGPPVTRSDWAICDSTGCIYVTGKVALDPEKDIDTKISVTGRVNKTNKGQVYLVLESATVQK
- a CDS encoding APC family permease, with amino-acid sequence MFAFLRRLIFGAPLASSRAVHERLPKFLALPVFSSDAVSSVAYGPEEVLIALAVAGSMAWAVSWPIGICVAALVGIVSVSYRQTIFAYPHGGGSYIVSKENLGVRFGLVAAASILTDYVLTVAVSVAAGIQAIIAVFPDWSTYRVELCIIAVAIVAFANLRGLRESGALFAPPTYIFILCLYVLVAAGLFKVWVLHDVQKIVPASYVLPVLTPMSLFVILRAFSSGCSALTGIEAIADGVPAFKPPESKNAAATMTIMATLLGSLVLGITYLGHVYHALPGAFITEHSLKDLPNYQVLKDQTLVAQLVDHVFGRGWFYTLTQFATMAILVLAANTAFQDFPRLSSIIARDRFAPRQLTTIGDRLVFSNGITLLSLCAILLLIRFQGETTRLIPLYAVGVFISFTLSQWGMAARQYRLRKRQWQLHVGISLFGGIITCTVALVVGISKFVIGAWIAIVIIILLVMIFLKIHQHYITLGNQLRISEETFEEPVSVKSTAIVLTSGIHKGILPALEYARTLSHDCRALCIEIDPLETSLIRERWEMYGLGVPLVILESPYRSLIGPVLKYLEEAKKERPGHVITVVLPEFVPKKFWQKVLHGQSGLFLKIALMMMPGIVVTNVRYYLEK